The window TTCAGGGCGTGGCCGGTTCTGCACCTGCTGGTGCTGCAGTTGCAACACTGACAGGATCAGCGGCATTCGCCCTTGGATCTCTTCCACTCTCCGCAGTTGTTGCATTTGTAATAGTACTCATCAATGCGTTTATAATTAACAGGATTTCAAGGCATGTTGCAGGTGCAGGTGGCTATTATGCATATAGCAGAGAGGGACTTGGCAGATTTGCAGGAATATTCACAGGATGGATGTATATCATGTACCAGATAATGTCACTGGCATTCATAGGGCTCAGTGTTGCCATATTCCTTCCAGCCTTGCTCCAGGAAATATTCGGAATTGCCATTCCATTTTATTCGTGGGCTCTTCTCTTAGTAGTTATCCTTGCATTTGGTTATTTTGTATCATTTTCCGGTGTGAAGAATTCAGTCAGGTATGCAATGGTGATGGCAACCATCGAGGTTATAATAATAGCGGCAATAAGCGTAATTATAATCACTGCAAAGCCCTCAATAAACACCGTATCTGTATTTACACCTGTATATGCCAAAAATGGCTTCACAGGAGTTATGCTTGGTGTACTCTTCATGTACACTGCATTCTCAGGATTCGGGACAGCAACCCCGCTGGGCGAGGAGGCACAGAATGCCAATAAGGTAATAGGCCACGGCGTTCTGATCTCTGTTATCGTTCTCGGGCTCTTTTTTATTCTTGCATCATACGCATTTACTGTAGGCTGGGGTCCAACGAGAATGCTGGAATACTCAAAGGAACTGGTACCTGGAATAATACTTACCAAAAGTTATCTTGGGATAATCGGAGCAATAGTCATCACTGTACTGTTCGTGAACAGCCTATTTACAGATGCTGTTGTTTTCACAAATTCCCTATCAAGGGTTGTTTTCTCCATGAGCAGGGATAACGTGCTTCCAGGAATACTGTCCAGCATACACTCAAGCAGGAGGACACCACATGTGGCTGCCGGCTTAATGGTGATAATTGCATTCGCCATAGGTGCCATATCAGTTGTTTCCCTTGGTGGCTTCAATGCATTCCTTTATACAGGTATAGCCGCAACACTCAGCGCCCTTCTTGTACACATGTTTGCAAATGCATCATTAGCAGGTATAGTACGCAAAATGAAACTGAAAATTAACACCGTAATGGATATAATTATCCCGGCGATTTCAATTGTTATACTTGCCTTTGTTTTCTATGGTAGTTTCATAAGCATTGATAGAATTGTCATTATAGCATCCATAAGCTTTATTGCCTGGGTAATAGTTGGTTTGATCTATTCTGGCGTATCAAGAAAATACTTGGTTCATGAAAATGTACCGTAAATTTTTAAAATATATAAAATTATAATGGCAGGGACCCATCCGGAGAAACCTTTTTCCAGTCTTCCAGAAACCTGTTTAGCCCCTCATCTGTTTTTGGATGCATTGCCAGCTTCTTTATAACATCATAGGGAATGGTTACGGCATCAGCACCCATAAGAGCCGACCTGAGGACATGTACAGGATTTCTGATTGAGGCAACAAGTACCTCTGTTTTGTATCCATAATTTGTGAATTCAGTTTTAATCTGGTCTATTATGGCCATACCATCCTCCCCTATGTCATCCAGCCTTCCCACAAATGGAGAGACAAACGCTGCTCCATTTCTTGCTGCCAGAAGGGCCTGTATTGCATTAAATATGAGTGTTGTGTTGACCTTTATCTCCTTCTCCCTCAAAACTTTCATTGCCTTCAATCCCTGGAGGGTCATGGGTATTTTTATAACGGCATTGCTTCCAAGCGCATGCAGTTTAAGTGCCTGTTCCACCATCTTTTCTGCATCCTCTGCCACGACCTCAAGGCTTACAGGGCCATTCACGGCCCTTAGTATTTCTGTGGCTATTTCCTTGAAACTTTTCCCTCCCTTGGCGGCCTTCATCATCAGAGACGGGTTTGTTGTCACTCCATCTATGAGCCCAAACTCATTGGCTTCCCTAATTTCATCAATATTTGCTGTATCTATAAATATTTTCATATGTAATCCCTCTTGAAGAATTTGTCTGCTTTCTCTACTATATCGTTTACGCCTATATGAAAATAATCAAATAGGTCCATTCCCTTTCCACTCTTTCCGAATATATCTGGCATTCCGATTCTGAGTATGGGTACGGGATACTCCTCTCCTGTAATCTCCGCAACCCTTGATCCAAGTCCGTTGAATATGGAATGCTCCTCTGCAGTTATAATCTTACCTGTCTCCCTTGCGGCCTTTACTATGGCTGCACGGTCCAGGGGTTTGATGGATGACATGTTGACTACCCTGGCGTCTATGCCCTTTCCCTTTAATATCTCTGCAGCCTGAAGTGCAAAGGAAACCATTATGCCATATGCCATTATTGTTATATCAGACCCGTCCCTGAAAGTAACCGATTTTCCCTCATGGAATTCATAATCATTGTCATTCAACACAGGGAATTTTTCTCTTGTAAGCCTCACGTAGTATGGTGATGTTTTTTTAACAGAAAGATAATCTGTAACACTGATAGTCTCAATCGAATCTACAGGAACTATAACTTTCATATTTGGCAGTCCGGACATTATGCCCACATCCTCAAGAATCTGATGGGTGGGCCCATCCTCTCCTACTGTGATTCCAGAATGGGTGACAACAAAGTTTACCGGTGCCTCATTGTAACATACCGATTGCCTTATTACATTGTACGTATTTGAAAGAAAAACCGCAAATGTAGACGCAAATACGGTTTTTCCAGATAGTGACAACCCGGCTGCTGTTGAAACCATGGACTGTTCCGATATTCCCATATTATAGAACCTATCTGGGAATTTCTTACCGAATATTCCTGTTTTTGTCGATGATGATAAATCTGCATCCAGAACAACTATGTCCTTATTTTTGTCTCCAAGGGCAGCCAGTTCCTTCCCATAAGCCTCTCTCAGGCTTTCCATTTTTTCTGTTGTTTGCATTATTGCATCTCCTCAATTTCCTTCAGTGCCTGCCTGTATTCCTCCTCATTAGCAGGAGGGGAACCATGGTACTTCGGATTGTTTTCCATATAGCTGACCCCCTTTCCCTTTACTGTGTTTGCAACTATGAACAGTGGCTTTTCCCTTGGTTTTCTCGCCTGTTCAATGGCATTGACAACCTCATTAAGGATATTTCCGTTTATGGTTATTACATCCCATCCAAATGGTGCAACCTTCTCTGCAATATTTCCCAGCGGCATTATATCCTCGGTAAATCCATCGAGCTGTATACGGTTTCTGTCCAGTATCGCAGTGAGATTGCCCAGCTTATATTTAGAAGCCGCAAGGAGGGATTCCCATATGTTTCCTTCCTCCATCTCTCCGTCTCCAAGTATTGCATAGATTTTGTTGCTTCTTCCATCAAGCTTTGATGCAAGTGCAAAGCCTATGGCAACTCCCAGTCCCTGGCCAAGTGAACCGGTTGAGGATTCAACTCCCGGGATTCCCCTGTGAACATGGCCTTCGAGTTTTGAATTTATGGACCTGAAACCACCTAGAAGTTCAACAGGGAAATATCCCCTTAGGGCAAGAGTTGCATAAAGTGCAGGGGAAGCATGTCCCTTGCTCATAACAAGTATATCCCTGTCCGGGTCATCCGGTTTCTCTGGATTTATATTCATTTCCTTGAAGTAAAGTGCTGTGAGCACATCCGTGATACTCAGTGACCCCCCCGGGTGGCCACTTTTTGCACTGTAAACCATTTTTATAATTTCTTTTCTAATCTGCCTTGCTACAGGTGCAAGGTCATTAACAGTATAGCTTTCCATCCATCCTCATTAATGTATTAACTATATGTTTAAAAATCTTTTCAGTTTTAAATTCTATATTAAAATTAAACCAAATTAGGGTTACTTTCTCTTGCTGTGAAGAGACTCTACTTTCCAGAGAACCCGCCTTCATTAGGCATAGGAACATCCTGAACTGGCATAAAGTCTATGTATGCAGGCATTATTACACTATATGATTAAAATAGGCAGGGGTGTTTACATGGCGGACAGCGCTGTTGCCATAGGCGATGTAACTATCGGCGACAATGTAACCATAATGGATTCTGCTGTTATACGTGGGGATGAGAATAGCATAACTATAGGAGACAATACAAACATTCAGGACAATGCGACTATACATGTAAATCTCCAGTATGGCACAAAAATTGGTAAAAATGTTTCTATTGGGCATAATGCCATAGTGCACGGCGCCACGGTTGATGATACAGTATTAATTGGCATGGGGGCAATAGTCCTGAATAACGCCCATCTGAGATCTGGCACAGTAGTTGCAGCAGGCACAGTAATACCTGAAAATTTCGAATCTGAGGGGAACTGCATGATTGCAGGTATACCGGGAAAGGTAAAGCGTGAGGGTGAAAAATACCTCAACATGGCATACCTCAATTCAATGGAATACATCAGATTGAACCAAGAATTCAGGGAAGGCAAATACCAGATCGTAAAAGGAAGCATGCATGAATAAATATATTGAGGGATTCTTATCCGCAATTTCTTTTTTTACTCTGATTCCGGCAGGGGGAAAATATGAAATCAGTAGGCATACAATGTACTTCTTTACCATTGCCGGGCTTGTTACAGGATTGATCGCGGGCATACCATACCTGCTGTTAAGCCCTTACAGCCCATTTATAGCCTCGGCCATTGCCGTTTCTATTATAGTAATTATCTACGGATTCAACCACTTTGATTCAATTATGGATTTCGGGGATTCCTTCATGGTGAGGGGCACCGAGGCCAAACAGAGAGTTATAAAGGACAGGTACACCGGTTCTGGTGGAATTGGCATGGTTTTCATTATATACGTGCCAGCTATCGCATTCCTCACATTTTTCAATCCTTTATCCGGATTCATGGTAATAATATCCGGTGAGATGGTGTCAAAGTACGCAACCCTAATATCCATGTACAGATCAAAGCCATTCGGAACTGGAATAGGTAGCATGTTCATATCCCTGGTTGGCACATGGTCAGTACTGTTAAATCTAATACCTCTAGCCCTAATCGCATTCTTTAACCTTTATAATATAGGCATAGCATCGGGGGTGCTTATCACGGCATACGCAATAAAACGCGGAATGGAAAAACAGTATGGTGGAATTAATGGAGACCTGATTGGCAGCGTAGGTGAGATATCAAGAACGCTGTTTTATTTTCTGTCATTCATATTTGTTATACTTCACCTTAATCTATTTCTTCTTTAATTTTGATGATAGGAGCTGATCGTATTCTATTGTATACTTAATCTTCTTATTCCTTATTTCATGGGCAACCTTTTCTGTCAGATCCTCGATTTCCTCGGATATTATGTTTCTGTATATGGTCAGCTCTTTTTTATCCTGTGGAAAAATCATCTTGAACCTTGTATTCTCCCTCCTGTAGCCAAAGGGTTTTTTATTCTTTCTGATCTCCTCCATGTTCAGTTCAAGAAGTATGTCATCATACTGTTTTTCTTCAGCATTGAGCTTTGACTCGCTCTCAACAATTTCCCATATATCCGGGAAATATTTCTCAAGGTCTCTCCACTGGAAATTATCCTCAAATATGATATGCCCGCTGTAATTCTTCACAAATACTGATATATAGATTATACATTAAGTTTTTCTTTGCCCTTAGAAATTATTATATTTTATTTGGTGATAGGGTATAGAATGGTTAACAGGATTAAGGTCATAAATGATGTCGGAGAGCTTGTTACAATGTTCCATGCTGCCGATACCGATGTTAAACGGAAGCTACTCCTAGACCTTTCCACAGGATGGGTTACAATGCCCCAGATCGATGAAAAATACGGCGTTGAAGGTAAAAAATCACTGCATTATCTCGATAAAATAAGAATGATAGAAAGCCAGTGGATTACCGGTAACAAGGGACCGGAAAAAGCATACCATACCTATTATACAAACGTTCAAATCAACCTGATAGGTTCCATGGCAGACCTTTCAGATATTATATATGCCACCACCCTGAGCGATGAACAGCTTCAGGAATATGAAGATAAAATAAAGGGAATGATGACCAACGGAGGTGTTTTTGTAGGAGATGTTGCAGATTCCCTTGGTATTTCCCAAACACTTCTTAAGGGAATAGTTAGCAGGTCATCGGTGCTTATAATAAAGGGTTACAGAATAGAGATGGAAAACGGCGCATGATTACTGTAATAAGAATAGGCCACAGGCCCTTCAGGGATAAAAGGATAACAACCCATGTTGCACTGGTATCCAGGGCATTCGGGGCAGATCGTATACTTGTGGATGAAAAGGATGAAACGCTGGAAGGTACGATAAATAAAGTAACAGAAAATTTTGGGGGCAATTTTTCAATTAAATCCGGGGTAAACTGGAAAAAAGAATTCAGGGATTTCAGTGGCATAAAGGTAAATCTTTCAATGTATGGCATAAACGTGGATAACCGCATCGATGAGATAAGAAAAGCCTCTGAGGGGAAGAATATGATAATCCTTGTGGGTGCTGAAAAGGTTCCCATAGACGCATACAATATGGCTGATTTCAATATTGCAGTATCCAATCAACCCCATAGTGAGGTCTCAGCGCTTGCCATATTCCTGGACCGCTTCTATAGGGGACAGGAGCTTGAAAAAAAATATGAAGGGAAAATGAATGTTATTCCCATGGATCACGGAAAACTGGTAAAATTTATCCCTGATGAACAGCAATCAATGAAACTTCTGTACGAATCAGGCGCGGATGAGAGAATAATATCCCATGTTACAACAGTTTATAATTTAGCCATGGCTATGGGCAGATATTCTAATGCAGATATGAAAGTTATAGCAGCAGGTTCCCTTCTTCATGATATCGGCAGAACGAAAACCAATGGAATTGGGCATGCCGTTGCCGGGGCAGATATTTTGCGGGAGAGAAACATAGACGAATCCATTGTAAGGATTGTTGAAAGGCATACAGGTGCGGGCATACTTCCCCATGAGGCAAAAAAACTCGGACTGCCAGATAGAAATTATATTCCTGAAACGCTGGAGGAGAAAATAGTGGCACAGGCTGATAACCTGGTATCTGGAAAAACCATAGTAACCCTGGAAGAAACTGTTGAGAGATACCGGCGCCAGGGGCTGGAGGAGCCCGCTGAAAGAATCAAAAAACTTCACAAAGAGCTTTCTGAAGCATGTGGAAAGGATCCTGACCAGATAGCCAGGGAATTATAAATGATTCAGTGGTGGTTCTCCTCCCTCCTTGATATTATAAACCTGCATGCACCGTATCCATTTACCTGCCTGTGTGTTGATTTGACCTCAGAATCAAGAACGTTTTCAAACATTCCGGTTTCCATTGAACATGCAATGCCGAAATGTTTTGATATGGCGAGTATCGGGCAATTGTATTCAACCATCTCGTAGTTTTCCTGGGATTTCTTTAATTCTGGGTAGTAGCCCGACCCCTCTCTGAGCAGCGCCAGTTTCCTCACTTTTGCATCAAAGTCTTTTCCTGCCAGGTCTGCAGCATATTCTGACCTCACCTTTGAATAACGATCCTTCAAAAATTCTTCAATTATTTTTTCGCGCCCCGTCATTTTCATATAATTCATAAAATCATCGAGCATTGTTTCCGAAATACTTCCGAGATTTCTGTCCGCATTCTCTGTTGCATAAAAAACATAGGATGGTCTGCCAACATTCTTTTTCACTGTTTTTCTTCCAATGGAACCATTCTGTTCCAGAACTGTAATATGATTCAAAACAGCCATCTTTGTTATGCCCAGGCTGGACGCCATTTCCTCAAGGGACATATAATTATTTTTCTTTAACAGGAGTATTATCCTGACGGGAGTAGGGTATTCTTCCATGATCTAATAATAACCTATCACTATAAATAAATATCTATTATAATTTATAAAGTTTATAAATTATTATCTATATATAATATTATTCACTTTTAACATTATGATGCCTATAGATCCGAGGGATATCTGGCTATTAAGGCCGCAAAGGAATGCTGATCTAGAAAAATACATAATAGATGAATATAAAGGTGATATTTCCTTTTTATATAATAGAGGAGAAACAGCGGATAACCGCCTGAAACACCCTATGCTCATTAGGAGGTTCTTCCTATACATTAAAGGTAGGAAATAGTTATTATCCAACCTTTCTATGCCCCATCATGGAATTCCTATCTACAACTTTCAATAGTATCAGGATGAACCCAACAAAGTACAGCACTGCCGAAAGTTCGAAGAGCCTGGAATATGCCAGGGGCCCTGCTGATTTAAAAACAAATAAAACCAGACCATAAATCAGCGGTGAAAATGCCGCTCCTATCTCTGTGGATACCAGGAATATGGATAGGTATTTGCCGGCACTCCCATGTGGGACTATGAAACTCATATAAGAGTTCGTGATCGTAAAATAATTTCCATAGGCTATGCCTATAAGTGCTCCGAGAATCAGGAACATATAAAATGCATGGATAAAAGAAATGAAAAGGATGCTCAATCCACTCAAAAGAGGGAATATTAATAAAAGAAGATCTTTGTTTACCTTATCAGCCAGTATTCCTATTCCAACTGTTGATACAGCGGATATCATTAAAATTGTAACGCCGGCTATGGCCACATATATTGCTGCATTTTTCAAATCAAGTGAATATTCGAAATAATAATACTCAAAAAATACCAGGCCAGAACTGCCAACAGTAATAAAAAAATTTGCAGTGGCCATCCACTTGAATTTCCCTGAACGTACCACACTGCGGATTGTTCCCAGAATCCTCCTGCTTATAATTTCAGAATTGCTGATATAGTCATCCTTCTTTATTGTTAAAACCGTAACAGATGCGCCTGCAGCCACAGTGATAAGTATAAGAATTACTGCCATTTCTATTCTTCCTGATCCAAGTAAAAGTCCAGAAAGCCCAAATCCTAAGGCGGAGCCTATCAGTGTAAAAAATCCCCCAATTCCTGAGGATGTACCCCTCTGTGATGATGGTATTACATCCCTTATTAGTGGTTGGTAGGATCCATATGCAATGTTTGAACCTATTTCAATGAGGATATAAATAAGAAATATCGCAGGAATGCCATTTCTTATAAAGATAAATGCCATGAGCGATAAAATAACAATGATGGATCCAATAAGTATCATGGGCCTTCTTCTTCCAAGCCGGGAACTCAGCCTATCTGACAGGGTGCCTGAAAGAAAGTTGAATGTAATTCCTATCATTATGCCGGAAAAAGCTATGATGCCCAGATAAACTGTCTGAAGGGCAGGGGGAAGGAATAACTCTATTTCATAGGGCAAAAATAATGATTCAAAGGATGTCCATAGATAATTATTTCCGAGATATACAGAATTCATCCCGAAAATATACCTGAAAGGCTTTAATGAGTATTTTCCCATTGCCATTAAATGCGTAAAGGGCTTATAAATTAATCCTTCAGTATTTTATAGAACATGATAAATCCCACGAAGAAGAACATACCTGCTATGTAAAAGACATAGCGGAATCCCAGGGAGTAGGAACTGGCAAAGTATAAAATCAATCCATAAATCAGCGGTGAAAGCGTTGAAGCACCACCTGTTGCCATGTTATAGTAACCCATAAACTTACCAGATTCACCTGCAGGTGCCATATCGCTGGCAAGTGCGTTGGAAACACTCATAAATATCCCATAGGACATGCCTATAACAGATCCAAGAATCAGGAAAAAATCGAATTTTTCGAATTCCGGGATAAGAACCATGGCTATTCCCCCAATTATTGTAACATAAACAAGTATTTTTTTTCTTCCGATTATATCCGACAGTATACCAAAAATGAAGGATGCAAGCGCCGATGTCATAAGAACTGCTATGCCCACAATAGAAACATAGTAAGCAGGATTTTTGTAATTCAGAATAAATTTAAAAAAATAAAGTTCGAAAAAAGATAGCCCTATTACACCGGAAAAAACCATGAAGCTGCCCA of the Ferroplasma sp. genome contains:
- a CDS encoding APC family permease; this translates as MNTGLKKDSLSLYNVIFQGVAGSAPAGAAVATLTGSAAFALGSLPLSAVVAFVIVLINAFIINRISRHVAGAGGYYAYSREGLGRFAGIFTGWMYIMYQIMSLAFIGLSVAIFLPALLQEIFGIAIPFYSWALLLVVILAFGYFVSFSGVKNSVRYAMVMATIEVIIIAAISVIIITAKPSINTVSVFTPVYAKNGFTGVMLGVLFMYTAFSGFGTATPLGEEAQNANKVIGHGVLISVIVLGLFFILASYAFTVGWGPTRMLEYSKELVPGIILTKSYLGIIGAIVITVLFVNSLFTDAVVFTNSLSRVVFSMSRDNVLPGILSSIHSSRRTPHVAAGLMVIIAFAIGAISVVSLGGFNAFLYTGIAATLSALLVHMFANASLAGIVRKMKLKINTVMDIIIPAISIVILAFVFYGSFISIDRIVIIASISFIAWVIVGLIYSGVSRKYLVHENVP
- the fsa gene encoding fructose-6-phosphate aldolase, with the protein product MKIFIDTANIDEIREANEFGLIDGVTTNPSLMMKAAKGGKSFKEIATEILRAVNGPVSLEVVAEDAEKMVEQALKLHALGSNAVIKIPMTLQGLKAMKVLREKEIKVNTTLIFNAIQALLAARNGAAFVSPFVGRLDDIGEDGMAIIDQIKTEFTNYGYKTEVLVASIRNPVHVLRSALMGADAVTIPYDVIKKLAMHPKTDEGLNRFLEDWKKVSPDGSLPL
- a CDS encoding transketolase family protein, which gives rise to MQTTEKMESLREAYGKELAALGDKNKDIVVLDADLSSSTKTGIFGKKFPDRFYNMGISEQSMVSTAAGLSLSGKTVFASTFAVFLSNTYNVIRQSVCYNEAPVNFVVTHSGITVGEDGPTHQILEDVGIMSGLPNMKVIVPVDSIETISVTDYLSVKKTSPYYVRLTREKFPVLNDNDYEFHEGKSVTFRDGSDITIMAYGIMVSFALQAAEILKGKGIDARVVNMSSIKPLDRAAIVKAARETGKIITAEEHSIFNGLGSRVAEITGEEYPVPILRIGMPDIFGKSGKGMDLFDYFHIGVNDIVEKADKFFKRDYI
- a CDS encoding transketolase — encoded protein: MESYTVNDLAPVARQIRKEIIKMVYSAKSGHPGGSLSITDVLTALYFKEMNINPEKPDDPDRDILVMSKGHASPALYATLALRGYFPVELLGGFRSINSKLEGHVHRGIPGVESSTGSLGQGLGVAIGFALASKLDGRSNKIYAILGDGEMEEGNIWESLLAASKYKLGNLTAILDRNRIQLDGFTEDIMPLGNIAEKVAPFGWDVITINGNILNEVVNAIEQARKPREKPLFIVANTVKGKGVSYMENNPKYHGSPPANEEEYRQALKEIEEMQ
- a CDS encoding gamma carbonic anhydrase family protein translates to MIKIGRGVYMADSAVAIGDVTIGDNVTIMDSAVIRGDENSITIGDNTNIQDNATIHVNLQYGTKIGKNVSIGHNAIVHGATVDDTVLIGMGAIVLNNAHLRSGTVVAAGTVIPENFESEGNCMIAGIPGKVKREGEKYLNMAYLNSMEYIRLNQEFREGKYQIVKGSMHE
- the cobS gene encoding adenosylcobinamide-GDP ribazoletransferase; translated protein: MNKYIEGFLSAISFFTLIPAGGKYEISRHTMYFFTIAGLVTGLIAGIPYLLLSPYSPFIASAIAVSIIVIIYGFNHFDSIMDFGDSFMVRGTEAKQRVIKDRYTGSGGIGMVFIIYVPAIAFLTFFNPLSGFMVIISGEMVSKYATLISMYRSKPFGTGIGSMFISLVGTWSVLLNLIPLALIAFFNLYNIGIASGVLITAYAIKRGMEKQYGGINGDLIGSVGEISRTLFYFLSFIFVILHLNLFLL
- a CDS encoding ArsR family transcriptional regulator produces the protein MVNRIKVINDVGELVTMFHAADTDVKRKLLLDLSTGWVTMPQIDEKYGVEGKKSLHYLDKIRMIESQWITGNKGPEKAYHTYYTNVQINLIGSMADLSDIIYATTLSDEQLQEYEDKIKGMMTNGGVFVGDVADSLGISQTLLKGIVSRSSVLIIKGYRIEMENGA
- a CDS encoding tRNA (cytidine(56)-2'-O)-methyltransferase, with amino-acid sequence MITVIRIGHRPFRDKRITTHVALVSRAFGADRILVDEKDETLEGTINKVTENFGGNFSIKSGVNWKKEFRDFSGIKVNLSMYGINVDNRIDEIRKASEGKNMIILVGAEKVPIDAYNMADFNIAVSNQPHSEVSALAIFLDRFYRGQELEKKYEGKMNVIPMDHGKLVKFIPDEQQSMKLLYESGADERIISHVTTVYNLAMAMGRYSNADMKVIAAGSLLHDIGRTKTNGIGHAVAGADILRERNIDESIVRIVERHTGAGILPHEAKKLGLPDRNYIPETLEEKIVAQADNLVSGKTIVTLEETVERYRRQGLEEPAERIKKLHKELSEACGKDPDQIAREL
- a CDS encoding winged helix-turn-helix transcriptional regulator, whose translation is MEEYPTPVRIILLLKKNNYMSLEEMASSLGITKMAVLNHITVLEQNGSIGRKTVKKNVGRPSYVFYATENADRNLGSISETMLDDFMNYMKMTGREKIIEEFLKDRYSKVRSEYAADLAGKDFDAKVRKLALLREGSGYYPELKKSQENYEMVEYNCPILAISKHFGIACSMETGMFENVLDSEVKSTHRQVNGYGACRFIISRREENHH
- a CDS encoding MFS transporter, with protein sequence MAMGKYSLKPFRYIFGMNSVYLGNNYLWTSFESLFLPYEIELFLPPALQTVYLGIIAFSGIMIGITFNFLSGTLSDRLSSRLGRRRPMILIGSIIVILSLMAFIFIRNGIPAIFLIYILIEIGSNIAYGSYQPLIRDVIPSSQRGTSSGIGGFFTLIGSALGFGLSGLLLGSGRIEMAVILILITVAAGASVTVLTIKKDDYISNSEIISRRILGTIRSVVRSGKFKWMATANFFITVGSSGLVFFEYYYFEYSLDLKNAAIYVAIAGVTILMISAVSTVGIGILADKVNKDLLLLIFPLLSGLSILFISFIHAFYMFLILGALIGIAYGNYFTITNSYMSFIVPHGSAGKYLSIFLVSTEIGAAFSPLIYGLVLFVFKSAGPLAYSRLFELSAVLYFVGFILILLKVVDRNSMMGHRKVG